A stretch of the Polaribacter pacificus genome encodes the following:
- the ilvA gene encoding threonine ammonia-lyase IlvA, producing the protein MNIQTSTYYPKLEDIQRAVTSLKDVVTVTPLSQNINYSRKLDATVLLKREDLQQVRSYKIRGAYHKISSLTEEELQKGIVCASAGNHAQGVAFACQKLKIYGTIFMPTPTPKQKLDQVKMFGGKYVTVALVGDTFDDAQKEAAFTCETQGKTFVHPFDDPKIIEGQATVGLEILEQTKEPIDYVFIPVGGGGLASGLSSVFKMLSPNTKIIGVEPEGAASMKTALAQGSNVRLSSIDKFVDGAAVQQVGALTYEICKKNLDAMMTVPEGKVCQTILDLYSKDAIVVEPAGALTLAALDSYADEIKGKTVVCIVSGSNNDITRTPEIKERAMLYNGLKHYFIIRFPQRAGALKEFVVHVLGEQDDITYFEYAKKHSREDGPAIVGVELKHKDHLQPLLMRMKKMNFYGDYLNDKPDLFQFLI; encoded by the coding sequence ATGAACATACAAACATCAACATATTACCCAAAATTAGAAGATATTCAAAGAGCTGTCACTTCATTAAAAGATGTAGTGACAGTAACTCCTTTGTCACAAAACATTAATTATTCTAGAAAACTTGATGCAACTGTTTTGTTGAAAAGAGAAGATTTACAACAAGTTCGCTCGTATAAAATTCGCGGAGCATATCATAAAATTAGTTCATTAACAGAAGAAGAATTGCAAAAAGGAATTGTCTGTGCCAGTGCAGGGAATCACGCACAAGGTGTTGCTTTTGCCTGTCAAAAGTTAAAGATTTACGGAACTATTTTTATGCCAACGCCAACTCCAAAACAAAAGTTAGATCAAGTAAAAATGTTTGGAGGGAAATATGTGACGGTAGCCTTGGTTGGAGACACTTTTGATGATGCTCAAAAAGAAGCCGCATTTACTTGTGAAACCCAAGGAAAAACATTTGTTCATCCCTTTGATGACCCTAAAATTATCGAAGGGCAAGCCACGGTTGGTTTAGAAATTTTAGAGCAGACAAAAGAACCAATCGATTATGTTTTTATTCCTGTTGGTGGTGGAGGCTTGGCCTCTGGGCTTTCATCGGTTTTTAAAATGCTTTCACCCAACACCAAAATTATTGGAGTCGAGCCAGAAGGAGCGGCTTCAATGAAAACTGCTCTTGCACAAGGAAGCAATGTTCGACTTTCTAGCATCGATAAATTTGTAGATGGAGCGGCAGTTCAGCAAGTCGGCGCTCTAACTTATGAAATATGTAAAAAAAACCTCGATGCTATGATGACGGTTCCAGAAGGGAAAGTGTGTCAAACCATTTTGGATCTATATAGCAAAGATGCCATTGTCGTTGAGCCTGCCGGAGCATTAACTTTGGCGGCCTTAGATAGCTATGCAGATGAGATAAAAGGAAAGACCGTGGTCTGTATCGTTAGTGGTAGTAATAATGATATTACCAGAACTCCAGAAATTAAGGAGAGAGCCATGCTTTATAATGGTCTAAAGCATTATTTTATCATTCGATTTCCACAACGAGCAGGTGCATTAAAAGAGTTTGTAGTCCACGTGTTAGGAGAGCAAGATGATATTACCTATTTTGAATATGCTAAAAAGCACAGCAGAGAAGATGGTCCTGCAATTGTGGGTGTAGAATTAAAGCACAAAGATCATCTACAACCGCTCTTAATGCGGATGAAAAAAATGAATTTTTATGGTGATTATTTAAACGATAAACCTGATTTATTTCAATTTTTGATATAA